The sequence AATCACCGTAAACTCCACAAGCCTAAATCGTCTAGAATACTTTTCGGAGTAACTTATCTAAATTTGAATTTACTCTAGCTTAGTATTGATAAGCTCAGTAAAGAACTAATCTATAGCCACCCAAAACAAAACCTGTTCGCTTGGGAGTGATAGATTATAGATCTAGAATTGTTGTTATTGTTATATATCATATATATAGATAGGATGAGAAGTAATAGTGATAGTTATGTACCGTAAGATACAGTCAAAGGTATGGGGTTTGTTTTCGGGAGCTATAGTTTTATGTAAAGGACTCCATTCAATTAACAGCTATCCTAGCACATCTAACGCTTGTTTTGTCTTGGTTTGAGTATTGGTTGGTTATCTTCTTTTGCCTTATCATTGGGGGACAAGTATCCTAGAGCTTGATGAGGTCTAGTCTGGTTGTAGAAATCTAGCCAGTCTTGAATAGCTTTGTTTGCTTGATTGAGGCATACCACTGACCTAGTACCTAGTATCTGCCATTTTGACTTAAGTTTTTGATATGCTGATAAATAAATACGACTCGCGATAGACCAGAATCCTGCACCATTAGACGGGGAAACTACAAATAACACTCAACGAGTGGTTATCGCCACAACGTGACAATACAAAAAACTTTGTTGGGCAATTCTAACAGGCTATAATAACATCTCCACAGATGGAAAGAGTCTTCTTGAGGCTCTACGTCTATAATGGTACACCCTGAGGGGCTCGAACCCCCGACCTCGTGGTTCGAAGCCACGCGCTCTATCCAACTGAGCTAAGGGTGCATTTATACTGACTCAACATAGTTTACTAGACTCAATGGTGCGGATGAGAGGACTTGAACCTCCACGCCCAAAAAAGTGGGCACTGGCCCCTCAAGCCAGCGTGTCTACCAATTCCACCACATCCGCATAGAATCGTACACAAGCCTTATTTTAACATAATCTCACATTTTCAGGGAAATAAAATTGCAATACAGCTCTAGATATCAGCCGCCTAGTGTCACAGTTGGTTTTTTGGAGGTTCACTAATTGTCTCATTTTACCTGCAATTTACGAGGTCTTCTGTAACCCTCTTAAACCCGAAGGCCCTATTCTCGTCATCCTCCGAAACCCAGAGGGTTTATGGAGGATACACCTCTGCTGATATTTAGATAATCACTTTATATGAGATACTGAATCTCCCATAAATCTTTGCAGGATTTTGGGAGATGACGGAGTGCGGGTTGTAAGATTTTGGAAGATGACGGGGTAAGAGAGACTTGGAAAGCAAAAATAGATATCCATCCTCCGCTATTCTATAAGATCTGAGGCATATGATCACTCAAGTGACTCATATCATAAGATTTGCGGAGTAACTTATCGAGCTTGACATTTTCAGCTCCAGTCTTGATATAAGGGTTAAGTATCCCCTGAGGATCAAAGATATCCTTGACCTGTTTCATCACCCCATACAGCCTCGCTCCATACAACTCTTTGAGATACTTACCACGAATTAGACCATCATTATGCTCACCAGCCGTACTACCTCCTAGCTTAATCACCATTCGATAAACTTCATCAATAAACTTGAGCATCTGTTCCCGATCAGCTTTACTCCCCAAATCAAAATATGGCTGCATATGAAAATTAGCATCCCCTCCATGCCCCCAAATAGCAATCTTGAGATTGTATTTTTTGAAGAGCTTATTGATCTTGCTGATAAACTCAATCATTTTATCCATTGGAACCACCAAATCCTCGATCACTGGTAAAGCCTTCTTGCGTCCATCCTGCATAGCTAGTACTGCAGCTGCACCATGACGAATCCTCCAGTAATCAGCAGCTTCATCTGAATTCTTTGCCAAACGATACTCCATGCCATATTTCTCTATCTGCTTAATAGCTCGCTTGGCATAATACCTCTGATATCTCTTTGACTTATTATCAAACTCGACCAAAAGCATTAATTCTGGAAACTTCTCTGGCACCAACCCTTGAATATACCTAGGATGTGACTGCTTAAGAACCTCAAGCAAGTTGTGATCTACCACTTCTAATGAACTCGGATTATATTTGCCTAGGGCTAAGATTAGCTTATCTACTTGCTCAATATTCTCACAAAATACAGCAATCAGCTCTGTATCCGGCTGATATGGCTCATGAATAAATTCAATCTCAGTCACCACGGCAAGTGTACCCTGTGAGCCAACAATTAGCTTGGTCATGTCCATTCCACCCTTTTTGTCCATCACGTCCCAAAGATTGTATCCTGCTACATTTTTACTGACATCTGGTCGCGATTTATCAAGCAGCTCTTGGTTGGTCTCAATCAACTCCTTAATCCTTCTATAGATATCACCTTCAAAATCATTCTGATCCAGCTTGGATTTTAATTGGCGCTTGCTTAAGTATCCAAGCTCAACTTTTTGCCCATTACTCAAAACCACTTCTAATGATTTAACATAATCTTTGGTCACCCCATAGCGCATACTCTTCTCACCTGCTGTATTATTGCCTACTGCCCCACCCACAGAAGCAAAATCAATACTAGACGGATAGGGGGGCAAAAACCTCTGATGATGTTGCAATAGCTGTTCAAGTTGCTTGTAGGCCATTCCAGGCTGAACTCTAACTGTTTGTTTGTATAGACCAATCTTACGATTCATGTGAGTTGGCATCACCATTACCACGCCATTGCCGATGGCAGCACCAGATAGATCTGTCCCCTTACCCCGAACGGTCAAAGGTAATTTGTTACCCTCACAGGCTAGATCATAGAGATATCTGATCATCTCAGTAACATCCCGCTTGTTGCGTGGATAAAATACCATTTTTGGCTCAATCTGAAATACGCTACAATCTGTAGAATAATAATCTCTAGTATTCTTACTAGTGGATATCTCTCCACTAACAATATTGTTTAGGTCATTGACAATTTTTTTAAGCATAACTATATACTAACCTTGTCTGTCCACCCAAGCAAGTGCCAAAACCAAGCCAACAAATTCCAATACCTCTTCAATCCAGACGGTAAACCATTGATATAGGTAGCTTTGATAATCCATAGCCCCTCCAATAGCTTCGATCACAATCACTGCCGTCAAATAGCTTGCAATTGCCCCAAAGATCAACCGCTTAGACTTGCTGATATTCAAGAATCGATATCCATATACCAAAAATATTATGACAGCAGGCAGACCAAGAATTATCCAGCTATGATAGAGGATTCCTTTCTCTATCCCAAACCCCGACCTCAAAAGCTCCATAATCAACTCATGCCCGCTAATTGCCTCGTCAAGAGACATCAGTAGCGTGATGATAGAACCGACTAGCCATTCTTTGATTCCATACCTCTGATACAAATCAAATAACCTAGAGGAAATTACTAGCAAGATCACTATAGACAACCATGTAGCAATTGAGAGTTCGGAGTCAAGATTGAAGCGTTGATCAAGCTGCCAAGCAACCCAGTGATCCCAATAATAAGCCAAGGCTTTGATTAGTAAATCTGCCAGGCTGACTAGACAAAAGCCCCAGGCAAAGAATCGCCAATTTAACCTATCCATATAAAAACTTATTAAATATCAAGGTACCTAAGCCAATGTTGATATAATTCCATAGTCACCCTGGTATCCTCAGCGCAGTATTTGGCAATCTCTTGATAGCGACCTTGCCTGTAGTAGCTAGTGACCTCAGAACCATCTATCCCTTCCTTTGAAGTCTTAATCCCAAATCCTTTAGCCCAAAGGTGTAATCCGCCCTTCTTAATCGACATACGATTGAAGGTCAAAGTTTCATAAAGATCAATATGTTTTGGTCGTTTGCCCGAACTACTCATTAGATTGGCACTCGGCCTAATCCCATGAATTGCTGAACGAATCATCAGATAGGGTATATCTAGAGTTCGACCTGCAAAACTGACTACTTTGTCGGCAAGCAAGACTTGGCTCCAAAAACGAATCAAGATCTCAGCCTCTGTCAGCACTTGGGGCTTATAACCTTCAGGGATCGCTACCTGATTAGAGTTATCCTGACTAGGAGCCTGATAATAAACTGCTCCCTTATCTGCCTCAAGGTCCCAAATGGCTAGGGTGATCACTTCCCCAGTCAGTGGAGAAAGTGAAGTCTCTTGCTTAACCCTATCAATCTCTTGCTTCTGTCTGAGTCCACTAAAGCTCTTAGCCCGTTTGGTTAGACTGTCCTGAGTCACCGAATCAAGATCATTAAAATCTTCCCCAGCCATCTCGACATCGAAAATAATAGTTTTTTGCTGATTTGACATATATACTCCTAGTAAAATTTACGATTTAGATTGATCAGTTGAATCCCCCTATCTGTGAAATGATACTCTATCACAGCACCAGGGTCTAGATCACCTCGAGGATCTGCTAAGACCTGCTGGTCAATATCAAGCGTCGAACCAAATCCTTCGATCACATAACGCATCAATTTTGCAATCACACCATGAGTAACAATCAAAATCCGCTTATCTTCATGTAACATATTGATCTCATTAAACAAGCTCAATATCCGCTCAACTATATCCGCAAAACTCTCTCCTCCACTTGGTCGATAATAAAACTCACCCAAGCTCTGTCTTCTAGCAACCTCCTCTGGAAACCTTTGCCTCATTCCTGCTAGAGAATATTGAGCTAAGATACCATAGTCTCTAGGTCTAAGCCTTTGATCTACGTGAGTTGAGAACTGTTGATCAAATCCCTGATCAATCAAACTCAAACTATCAGCACACCGAATCATCGGCGAATAAAAAGCTTGATCGAATGTGTAGCCTTCCTTACCCAGCTGATGTCCTGAGCTAATTGCTTGAGAGATTCCTTGATCGGTCAGAGGAACCTTGAAGTCATCAAGTACCTTGAGCATTCCTGCCTTCGAAGTACGCTGAGCACGCCCCACTAACTGTTCGAGAGTTTCCTCACTCGCAAAACTTCTGACTATTACTAGCTGACTGATCTTCAATCTATAGGCCATATCAGGTATATTATACCAGATAGAATACTATCAAAGCAAAATCAAAACTTATCACTAGGCATCTTGAGTGGCATTATCCTTTCCCCCAAGAGAGGATGCTACCAGTATTGCGTAACGCAATACATTCATGATCGGATCCCCATGGCTACCATGTAGGACTT comes from Candidatus Saccharibacteria bacterium and encodes:
- a CDS encoding integrase core domain-containing protein, translating into MLFVVSPSNGAGFWSIASRIYLSAYQKLKSKWQILGTRSVVCLNQANKAIQDWLDFYNQTRPHQALGYLSPNDKAKEDNQPILKPRQNKR
- a CDS encoding FAD-binding oxidoreductase gives rise to the protein MLKKIVNDLNNIVSGEISTSKNTRDYYSTDCSVFQIEPKMVFYPRNKRDVTEMIRYLYDLACEGNKLPLTVRGKGTDLSGAAIGNGVVMVMPTHMNRKIGLYKQTVRVQPGMAYKQLEQLLQHHQRFLPPYPSSIDFASVGGAVGNNTAGEKSMRYGVTKDYVKSLEVVLSNGQKVELGYLSKRQLKSKLDQNDFEGDIYRRIKELIETNQELLDKSRPDVSKNVAGYNLWDVMDKKGGMDMTKLIVGSQGTLAVVTEIEFIHEPYQPDTELIAVFCENIEQVDKLILALGKYNPSSLEVVDHNLLEVLKQSHPRYIQGLVPEKFPELMLLVEFDNKSKRYQRYYAKRAIKQIEKYGMEYRLAKNSDEAADYWRIRHGAAAVLAMQDGRKKALPVIEDLVVPMDKMIEFISKINKLFKKYNLKIAIWGHGGDANFHMQPYFDLGSKADREQMLKFIDEVYRMVIKLGGSTAGEHNDGLIRGKYLKELYGARLYGVMKQVKDIFDPQGILNPYIKTGAENVKLDKLLRKSYDMSHLSDHMPQIL
- a CDS encoding ribonuclease H-like domain-containing protein, with the protein product MSNQQKTIIFDVEMAGEDFNDLDSVTQDSLTKRAKSFSGLRQKQEIDRVKQETSLSPLTGEVITLAIWDLEADKGAVYYQAPSQDNSNQVAIPEGYKPQVLTEAEILIRFWSQVLLADKVVSFAGRTLDIPYLMIRSAIHGIRPSANLMSSSGKRPKHIDLYETLTFNRMSIKKGGLHLWAKGFGIKTSKEGIDGSEVTSYYRQGRYQEIAKYCAEDTRVTMELYQHWLRYLDI
- a CDS encoding histidine phosphatase family protein — translated: MAYRLKISQLVIVRSFASEETLEQLVGRAQRTSKAGMLKVLDDFKVPLTDQGISQAISSGHQLGKEGYTFDQAFYSPMIRCADSLSLIDQGFDQQFSTHVDQRLRPRDYGILAQYSLAGMRQRFPEEVARRQSLGEFYYRPSGGESFADIVERILSLFNEINMLHEDKRILIVTHGVIAKLMRYVIEGFGSTLDIDQQVLADPRGDLDPGAVIEYHFTDRGIQLINLNRKFY